Below is a window of Camelus ferus isolate YT-003-E chromosome 4, BCGSAC_Cfer_1.0, whole genome shotgun sequence DNA.
aatgtggaTTTCCCCATACCATATGATGTGGAGCAGCTTTgcatatgcttacttgccatctgtgtatcttccttggtgaggtgtctgttaaggtctttggccaattttttaattggattgtttgttttctcattgttatttctcttaattttggggtgtttctttgtctttttctctctcccatccctttATTTTTGTTCAAGAAACTGAGTCGCTTGTCTGAAGTTTCTACAATCTAGATTTTTCTGAATGTATCATTTGGGTGTTTTATAAGGAGTTTCCCTCtcccctatttttcctttttttaaattttattttattgagttatagtcactttacaatgttgtgtcaatttccagtgtagagcacaatttttcagttatacatgaacatacatatattcattgtcacattctttttcaccgtgagctaccacaggatcttgtatatatttccctgtgctatacagtataatcttgtctatctattctatatatacagggacagactgggagttcgaaatttgtagatactatttttcatttaaatgagtGGTTAGATCTAGAAACTTGATCAGATTCagtttcagtatttttgtttggCAAGGCTGCGTCACAGGCAGTGAGGCAGCCTTCCACCAGGAGGCGcagttcctttctttctgagATGTCAGCTTCTACTGATGATTAGGGCATTGATTTATTAAtgtttgtaaaatggtgatattctAACTCTGCCATCCATTcttcttttattagatttttatgCTTCCTTGAATAAATTCCCTCCTCATCAACTATTTTGTTGCTCTAAGATGCAATTTATATACAGAGGCCAGAAAAATGCTTGATCTTCCCTCTATttattagttttcaaaataatgagttgtTTCCCTAATACCATCAAAAAGTGACCaatgaggctttttaaaaaaaatcattatgaaCTCATGTATGTGAatgtatttgatatttttcattccACTGAAGTCACTATACTTATTGATGCTCAAATCATTCCATTTTTGGCCAGTGGAAGTCTATTAAAGTTGGCTCCTTTTGACATGGTCCTACTAGTCTTTAAAAACTTCCCTGCTTTCTTCTAAGGCAAGATTTTCCAGGCTTCTTTTACATTCCCTAACTCGAACATGAAATCAGCTATTTCTCCTAGGCAatgcttctcaaagtgtgatcttGGAACCCCTGGGAGTCCCTGTAATCCTTTTATGGGGTTTGcaagtcaaaattattttcataataatactaagatgcTATTTGCCCTTTTTAACTCTCAATCTTTCACAACTATATATGGAGTTTCCAGAGGTTACATGGTGTGTGATATTATGTTTGAATGCAGAAGCATTTGTAAGAATTCTGCTGTCatttattaagccagacattaaagagatttacaaaaatgtaaaacaatggcACTCTTCTCACTGAATAGTGTTTATTAAtggatattttgttatttttaaatctgttttaatttctaaagcaGTAAAGATCAACAGACATAacccacagaaacaaaaattctttgaaggtcctcaacaattttaagaatttaaagaaatttgggGAGCAAAAtgctttgagaactgctgctccaaggagtcctggttccttttaatgaaaaatggtaTTTAGAGATTATAGTCTTGGACCTAGAGATGTTCATGGTTACCGGGTTGGCCATGGTTTTTAGGCAACTTCAAAGGGCAGAGCTAGataaaattgtatatacttaTTCAAAGATAAAACATATCATGAGTTAATACTGATTCTTCTTTGTCCAAATTTAGGACCACAGAGTTTTTAGTCAAACTCATACAATTCATATTTCTATCTCCTTTCTCCCATAACAAAAATCTCAGCATAAGGGTTTATTTTCAGTGTCTGATTAACAATACCACCACTACCATCACTGCCAGCAATCGTGATTACTTCAGACATTTTaagacttctttcttttcttttttttcctctcttttcttttgggcAGTACTTTTTGTCTTTGAGGCATATCTCTCTATGGATGTACAGTAATTTGATGGTTAAAGTTACTTGAAATGGTTTTTGAAGTTATGCCACCAAGCAGATCAGTTGATGCATGTATTTTTACTTCTGATTTTTAGAGGctgctttttataaatttaatttgttttataatgaTATGAAATGTTTACATGGTTCTAGAGTCAAATCTACTAAGTAAGATACATTTAGAGAAGTTTAGTTTCTATCCCTGTCTCTTATCctgttcccttcctctccctatAAGTaacgtttttaaaaatcagtacttttcctttccattatttttaaattttaagcaaaCATACGTATATTTTAGTATTACTACTACCCTCCCCTTTTTTAGATAAAAGCTAACATACTATAAACACATTTCTCCACttagcttttttcacttaaaaatgtatgtatcagGAGGTCACTGCAGTTGTATACAGAGCCCTTCATTGCGTTATTGTACAATGATTTATTCAACCAGCCCTTTATTTAAGAATTTTGGGGTGATTTCCAGTATTTTATGGTAGCAGTGCTGCAGTGGAAAATCGTGCACACTCTTGTCGTATTTTTACCACCATATCTTTAAGATAGAGTTCTAGAAGacggattgctgggtcaaaatgTGAAGGTGTCTAATAATTCTGCTAAAATATTAAGCGACTATTTTTACTTCTGCACTACAGATGaaggaacagactgagacagcTGCTCAAAGTCACTTTACCACTCACTGACACGGCTGGGACTTAAACTTGGATATAACGTCTCCACAGACTCCCTAGGTCACGGGAAGAGGAATTCCAAGGTGAGAGAGGCAAATGAAAAATTTTGCATTTGGACGTCACATTCATTCAATCACATATTCTCATCCTTCCAGCTCCCAGCACACCAGTTCTTCCTTAGCGGAACCTCTGGTCCGCTGACCTCTCATACTTCCCCTTATCCGTCACTTCCTCCCTCATCCCGTAACTAAGGCGCCCCGCACCGCGTCCTCTCGCCGGCGCCGCTGGTAATCCGGGCGGGTTGAGCCGTGGTTAGGGGGAGAGGGCTTTGCGCCTGCCCGGCCACTGCACGTATATTGGAGCCGCTGGGAGGCAGCGTCGGTGACGTCATAACGACGCGCCGCTCCCAGGCGTCCTCGCAAGGTCGCTTTGCAGAGCGGGTGCGCGCGTAAGTGACAAGACCCTGGTTCGGGGGCGCGCCGTGACCTGCTGCCTCGGTACCGGCGGCGACATGTCGGGGTATACGCCCGACGAGAAACTGCGGCAGCAGCAGCTGCGAGAGCTGAGAAGGCGATGGCTGAAGGACCAGGAGCTGAGCGCCCGGGAACCGGTGCTGCCCTCACGGAGGGTGTGGCCTGTGGAGCAATTCTGGAATAAGTTTTTGCAGGACAGGGCCCCCTGGAAGAACGTGGTGAGTGACGACCCTCCCCGACCCCGACCTGCACCCCGTTGCGATCCCCAGCCTGGCTGCTGGGACGCCAACTAATTGCAGCCACATTAGAGACTGAGTCGCTCTGCCCCCGAATGTCCCGGTAGTTCCCTAAGGGACAGTCGCGTTCAACCGAGATTTCGGGTTTAGCGGGAACGCTGTATCTTGTCccaagagccctgggctgggactCAGGAGTCTGGAACACATACGGCTTTGGGATTGTCATGCCCTTTTGCTGTCTAGTGTGATGAGAAGGAGGCGAATCGTTGTCTAGGTTTTAGAGGACGACACTGCAGGCTTGGTTCTCTTTTGACTATGGAAATCTTCCCTTAGAATGATAGCCAAGGACTCAGTGTAGttaaaattcagtgattttagTATTTGTAGACGGTTATCTGGATTTTGAGCTTGAGATTATGAAGACCAACTAACACTACAGCCAACTACCAGAAGGCACAATGAGCCTCTAGCTGGTAGTACAACTCTATGTAACCACCATAAAAGAAAAGGGCCTGTTGATAAGCTTAATGAGTCATATCAAGAGCCCCCTTTCTAAACTGTCACTATGTACCTTTAACacactctttcatttaaaaatgccattCCTGGACTTTGCAGAAAATCACTCACTCAGGTGCTGTCTTTATTTTCAGGATCTCTTGACATTTTCTTGAGGTTATTTAAATCACATAATCATGGGTGGTGAATGCTGTATCTCAGAATCGCTTGAGACATTGGCTAATAATAATGGTGGTAATATAAGTAACACTTGGgtgtttattttgtatctgaCACTTTGCTGAGGGTTTTACATgtgttactttaattttttactcTTGTAGGATAGAAACTATTCCTAATCTTTACTTTAAATGTGTGGAAATAGAGGCCTACAAAAATTCAGTGATTTACCCGTAGTCATAGGGCTAGGAGTTGAAGGAGTTCACATTGAAATCCATTGGTGTCTGCTTTCTTGCTGTGCTGTGAAGTCTAGTGCAAACTTTTCTGAGAAGTTGGTGTTAGATACTTATTTATGGTGGTAAATTAAACTCTAATtcagctctcctctccctccctgacaTTACTTACTGATTTGGCAGCCACTGATTGAAAGTTAACATCCCACTGATCAGCCAGTGATATAAGGAAGTAAATAATCATTTGTTGAAATCTGTCTTactttattttgagttaatttttcttccATGATCATATCTATTATATCACTTAGAATCTAGATTGTCTTTTTCCTGAAAGGATAGGTCTGTTTCAGTCAAATTGGTTGCCATGGGAAAGTTTCATTTTTAGctctctttgcctttcttttaaaatatactgtgtCTGAAGGCATCTCAAAGTGAGTTTGGAACACCCCTTCCCAGTGTGTAAAACATTCTTTGTCCAGCGTTAGTGTACTCAAGGTTGTTTGCCTTATACCTAGAATGCTGGAAGTGGTGTTGATTATGGGTATCTGAAGTTGATAAATTAGGGAAATGACTCTGATTAAATGGATTAAAActattctttcattatttatactgtattttatctTAAACAAATTTATAATAAGGAATTtttagaagtctttaaaaaacatatatctATAAATACTTTACTACAACTTTTGCAAAATTTTCCTTGTCTTAAGCCTCCTTTGCTCTGAACTCTGCAGATGTCACCTAGCAGGCACTAAGTTTAGTGAAAATATTTGGATGTGTGAGGTTAGCTAAAGACTATAAGGAAGTACGTAGCATTTAGAGTTGTTACAATAATCATGACATTGTTGCatcattgatttgtttttttgcaaatgtaaaaaaaatgggatatctatttattttgtgtatgttttttttccccccagatctATAAGTCATACCGACACAGTGTCTTTGCTTTTACTCATGTACTTATCCCTGTCTGGATTATTCATTATTATCTCAAATATCACGTGAATGTAAGTATGCTTTAAGTATGTgttttccagaatttatttttaattttgcacaGTTAGTTCCTATGTGGTTATGCCTGCTCTacttaatggaaaaaatctgCCACTTATAACTGATATTGAATTACTTTGAATCGTTTTAGGTAAAAGGTTTAATGAAACTTAAGTGAAGTAtggtttttcaaaaagttaatcTTTATATAGTTGCTTACAACTTGAAATGCATTTCCTCATAAAAACAGTGTCTACATGATCAGAAACATAGATGACCTAATAATACTAGTGTATACTCGGGGTCCTGAGTTGAAAGGGAGAAAAGTATTTTTGCTCCTTCTTTTTGAGCATAGATCTGGTATAAGATAAAATTCAAGATAGATAAAGGTTGTCTTTGTCTTCataccatttctttttcctttgctatgtctgttttttttttttttttttaactttctttagaATCCAGCATGTCcaaaagcttgatttttttcaccGAGAGATCTTGGAGGTGGTGACTGAACTGAGCCTGTTGCCATATTTTAAAGGATAGGGATCCCCaggcaaggtgagggaggagTGCATTTCTGGAGTGGGAGAGCAGGAGTGGTTGCCCAGCATGGAGTGTTGCAACCCATGAAGAGTGAGGAGACCATCCTTGTACCCAGTGAGGAGTGTTAGATCCTGAGCGGGTTGCTGGGTGGAGGCTATGGGGGGAAGAGAGGTTGGTGAGCACACCTGT
It encodes the following:
- the NDUFB6 gene encoding NADH dehydrogenase [ubiquinone] 1 beta subcomplex subunit 6; translated protein: MSGYTPDEKLRQQQLRELRRRWLKDQELSAREPVLPSRRVWPVEQFWNKFLQDRAPWKNVIYKSYRHSVFAFTHVLIPVWIIHYYLKYHVNTKPYTIVERKPRVFPGDTILETGEVIPPMKELPDQHH